The following coding sequences lie in one Zingiber officinale cultivar Zhangliang chromosome 2B, Zo_v1.1, whole genome shotgun sequence genomic window:
- the LOC122049157 gene encoding uncharacterized protein LOC122049157, with protein MGILSVASPPAASSSAARCRAHKSFLFSNYVLLGAASSCIFLTFSLRLLPSACGFLLILLHGFTIAAAIAGCGAAAAAAPSSRWYGAHMVATVLAAILQGAVAVLALTRTADFLADGLKSYVREEDGAVILRMVGALGVLIFCMEWVVMALAFVLRYYAYIHDGAGTSAAAAKVQPEGQYAGDWQPFHV; from the coding sequence ATGGGGATCCTCTCCGTCGCTTCCCCGCCGGCCGCCTCCTCCTCTGCCGCCCGCTGCCGCGCGCACaagtcctttctcttctccaactaCGTCCTCCTCGGCGCCGCCTCCAGCTGCATCTTCCTCACCTTCTCCCTCCGCCTGCTCCCCTCAGCCTGCGGCTTCCTCCTCATCCTTCTCCACGGCTTCACCATCGCCGCCGCCATAGCCGGCTGCGGggcggccgccgccgccgccccctCCTCCCGCTGGTACGGCGCACACATGGTCGCCACCGTGCTCGCCGCCATCCTCCAGGGCGCCGTGGCCGTCCTCGCCCTCACCCGCACCGCCGACTTCCTCGCCGACGGGCTCAAGTCGTACGTGCGCGAGGAGGACGGCGCGGTGATTCTGCGGATGGTCGGGGCCCTCGGCGTGCTAATCTTCTGCATGGAGTGGGTGGTCATGGCGCTCGCCTTCGTGCTCAGGTACTACGCCTACATTCACGACGGGGCCGGGACCTCCGCCGCCGCGGCCAAGGTGCAGCCGGAAGGGCAGTACGCTGGCGATTGGCAGCCTTTCCATGTCTGA